Proteins encoded in a region of the Neodiprion lecontei isolate iyNeoLeco1 chromosome 5, iyNeoLeco1.1, whole genome shotgun sequence genome:
- the LOC107228044 gene encoding BTB/POZ domain-containing adapter for CUL3-mediated RhoA degradation protein 3, translating into MLSLTLDTINISPSSSSSAAALIPGGEIVMSGDHKTVMKGNPSQYVKLNIGGSLHYTTIGTLTKHDTMLRAMFSGRMEVLTDCEGWILIDRCGKHFGTILNFLRDGSVPLPESVKEMAELLAEAKYYCIGELAESCEQALQRKEREAEPICRVPLITSQREQQLLISNTTKPVVKLLINRHNNKYSYTSTSDDNLLKNIELFDKMSLRFSGRVLFIKDVIGSSEICCWTFYGHGRKVAEVCCHSIVYATDKKHTKVEFPEARIYEETLNILLYEHRNVPDQELMQATSSRGAVGGGPPCTSDEEEGERSGLARLRSNKQNTN; encoded by the exons ATGTTGAGTCTGACGCTCGATACAATTAACATATcaccatcatcgtcatcatccgCGGCCGCGTTAATACCTGGCGGCGAAATCGTTATGTCGGGGGATCACAAAACTGTCATGAAAGGAAACCCGTCGCAGTACGTCAAATTAAACATTGGCGGTTCCCTTCATTACACCACCATTGGCACGCTCACCAAACATGACACTATGTTGCGAGCTATGTTTAGCGGTCGGATGGAGGTTCTTACAGATTGCGAAG GCTGGATCCTAATCGATCGGTGTGGCAAGCACTTTGGCACGATCTTAAACTTTTTGCGGGACGGTTCAGTTCCGCTACCTGAGAGTGTGAAGGAGATGGCAGAGCTGCTGGCCGAGGCAAAGTATTATTGCATCGGCGAGCTGGCTGAGTCGTGCGAACAAGCGCTCCAGCGGAAGGAGCGGGAGGCTGAACCCATCTGCAGGGTTCCACTTATCACCTCCCAACGTGAGCAGCAACTCCTTATCAGCAACACAACAAAACCTGTTGTTAAATTGCTGATTAATCGTCACAACAACAAGTACTCTTACACGAG TACATCAGATGAcaatcttttgaaaaatatagaacTGTTTGACAAGATGTCGCTCAGATTTAGCGGCAGGGTTTTGTTCATTAAGGACGTAATTGGGTCGAGTGAAATTTGTTGCTGGACTTTTTATGGACATGGTCGTAAGGTTGCCGAAGTTTGTTGTCATTCTATCGTCTACGCGACAGATAAAAAACATACAAAG GTTGAGTTCCCGGAAGCGCGTATCTACGAAGAGACGTTAAATATCTTACTTTACGAGCATCGAAACGTACCTGATCAGGAATTAATGCAGGCAACATCTTCACGTGGTGCTGTGGGAGGAGGGCCTCCTTGCACTTCAGACGAGGAAGAAGGAGAACGATCGGGACTTGCCCGACTGCGATCAAATAAGCAAAACACTAACTGA
- the LOC107228045 gene encoding intraflagellar transport protein 20 homolog — MADSLGKYGLFIDDLSKIRVLEPEISNQTNKLKEECQNFVSKITEFQKSSDDFIQIVDNLANEVEKEKMRTIGARNLLRSVAKQRDAQRQQIQALIIEKSTELERLRVQYDSLKKIELEQLETIEQLTAN; from the exons ATGGCCGACTCGCTGGGAAAATATGGGTTATTCATCGATGATTTGAGCAAGATACGGGTACTGGAGCCAGAAATATCGaatcaaacaaataaattgaaagaGGAGTGTCAGAATTTTGTTTCCA aaataacAGAGTTCCAAAAGAGTTCCGACGACTTCATTCAGATCGTCGACAATTTGGCGAATGAagtcgaaaaagaaaagatgcGGACTATAGGGGCGCGTAACTTGTTGCGCTCAGTCGCTAAACAGAGAGATGCACAGAGACAGCAAATTCAG GCTCTTATAATTGAAAAGTCAACGGAACTGGAGCGGCTACGGGTGCAGTAcgattcattgaaaaaaatcgaactgGAACAACTAGAAACTATAGAGCAATTGACCGCGAATtga